The following coding sequences lie in one Acropora palmata chromosome 3, jaAcrPala1.3, whole genome shotgun sequence genomic window:
- the LOC141875549 gene encoding uncharacterized protein LOC141875549: MQLLNNPQPVYWRNVELDPRCSREACKCGQIYLTVLFLLIGFIVTMVGNFDNPFWGPGDDWCSFCRERRLAKEQRLKNCRIVGPIFLGIGGLLLLVSICYCQVTKKDSADQVVSGTSQTGYAESITIEGGNATYTAPTQFPPHGQMNPYSPGPGYPSNNPSLPSGYYPWQTGPVYPLPTQYTSPQIGQGYQQYPPDMPPPPSYQSVVGEHVAAPNTPSLEKTG, from the coding sequence ATGCAGCTACTCAACAATCCTCAACCTGTGTACTGGCGAAATGTAGAACTCGATCCACGATGCTCTCGAGAAGCCTGTAAGTGTGGTCAGATTTACCTGACcgtcttgtttttgttgattgGCTTTATCGTGACGATGGTTGGTAATTTCGACAATCCTTTTTGGGGACCTGGAGACGATTGGTGCAGCTTTTGTCGAGAACGAAGGCTTGCAAAGGAGCAACGTCTGAAAAACTGTCGAATTGTCGGGCCTATATTCTTGGGTATCGGTGGCTTGTTGTTGCTTGTATCAATTTGTTATTGCCAGGTCACGAAGAAGGATAGTGCGGATCAAGTTGTTAGTGGAACATCTCAGACAGGTTATGCCGAGTCAATAACGATTGAGGGTGGGAACGCGACATACACAGCTCCAACACAGTTTCCACCGCATGGCCAAATGAACCCCTATTCTCCCGGACCGGGATATCCCTCGAATAACCCATCGTTACCTAGCGGATATTATCCATGGCAAACTGGACCTGTGTACCCACTTCCGACTCAATACACATCTCCCCAGATTGGACAGGGGTATCAGCAATACCCACCGGACATGCCACCTCCCCCATCATACCAGAGTGTTGTGGGCGAACACGTAGCTGCGCCAAATACCCCATCTCTAGAAAAAACTGGTTAA
- the LOC141875546 gene encoding transmembrane protein 104 homolog has translation MPTKTISNHLSSRSYSGKVAAIFLFNLLVGVGVLALPSAIAKAGIIAGILCLTAVSFMAFVSVTFMIEVLSTANAWRGTKSVQRKGHVKGDVTDIVALGETGQIKVKTDVLSPPLFDIEEKFEMGHMSEMFLGTAGSTFFYTVLCLYLYGDLAIYAVSVATTLEKATSASHQISYYSFLWGFVMFIGPFCFFNFQKTTYLQLFTMVMRNTAMVLMILLTVLDIAKGHFVPWDQLTLWDAEKSKELIGMTVFTFMCHHSIPSVIIPLADKGKTLNVVLVDYIIVLLYSSVMVFTAVINKPASQINPLYSLNFSDHPVGMVAKFLSLYPVFTLSSNFPLICITLRNNLMALFPFSKELFFSQQIFTLVALMPPVVVAVFVHDVGQLVSLTGSFAGLAIMFVTPGLLVLYSRDRLDKTVPHWQQMHPHISPFQHQAWVYLTLMFAAFVLITRIF, from the exons ATGCCTACAAAGACAATCTCAAACCACCTTTCGTCTCGCAGCTATTCTGGCAAG GTtgcagcaatttttcttttcaatctccTTGTTGGTGTTGGTGTCCTTGCTCTTCCTTCGGCCATAGCCAAAGCAGGAATCATTGCTGGCATACTCTGTCTCACCGCTGTTTCTTTCATGGCATTTGTCAGTGTTACATTCATGATAGAGGTTCTTTCTACAGCAAATGCCTGGCGAGGAACAAAATCAGTGCAAAGAAAAGGCCATGTGAAAGGCGATGTAACTGATATTGTAGCTCTGGGAGAAACCGGTCAAATCAAAGTCAAGACTGATGTGTTATCGCCACCGCTATTTGACATTGAAGAGAAATTTGAGATGGGTCATATGTCTGAAATGTTCTTGGGTACAGCAGGATCCACATTCTTTTATACAGTTTTGTGCTTATATCTTTATGGA GACCTTGCGATATATGCTGTATCAGTTGCCACAACATTAGAGAAAGCCACGAGTGCAAGCCATCAAATATCTTACTATTCATTTCTTTGGGGCTTTGTCATGTTTATAGGACCATTTTGCTTCTTTAACTTTCAAAAGACCACTTATCTTCAGTTGTTTACTATGGTCATGAGAAACACTGCAATGGTGCTTATGATCTTGCTAACAGTATTGGATATTGCTAAGGGTCATTTTGTGCCCTGGGATCAGCTAACGTTGTGGGATGCAGAAAAGTCCAAAGAG CTGATTGGAATGACCGTGTTCACCTTTATGTGCCATCACAGTATTCCTTCTGTAATAATTCCTCTGGCAGACAAGGGAAAAACATTAAACGTTGTGCTAGTGGATTACATCATTGTTCTTCTGTACAGCAGTGTCATGGTGTTCACAGCTGTCATCAACAAACCTGCTTCTCAAATTAATCCACTCTACTCGTTAAACTTTAGCGATCATCCTGTGGGAATGGTAGCAAAATTCCTGAGTTTATACCCTGTTTTTACCCTTAGCAGCAACTTTCCTTTGATCTGCATAACTTTGAGGAACAACCTAATGgcactttttccattttcaaag GAGTTGTTTTTTAGCCAGCAGATCTTTACACTTGTTGCTCTGATGCCACCGGtagttgttgctgtttttgttcatgATGTTGGTCAACTGGTATCTCTAACG ggatCTTTTGCCGGACTTGCTATTATGTTTGTTACCCCTGGATTGCTTGTGCTTTATTCTAGAGACAGATTGGATAAAACTGTCCCTCACTGGCAGCAAATGCACCCACACATATCACCTTTTCAACATCAAGCTTGGGTTTACCTGACGCTGATGTTTGCTGCTTTTGTGTTGATCACCAGAATATTTTAA
- the LOC141875547 gene encoding uncharacterized protein LOC141875547 — translation MAPNSIEVSYQENYAILYMKSGENRLNLNFLKELNATLDDIERNKDVAFMITTGEGKFYSNGLDLDLLRNAPIDEVKTTLKGFSELLLRLLTLPFPTIAALNGHAFAGGALIALAHDYRVMRTKQGWFSINEIHLGLNLGKAQVSLIREKVKDSKALADVVLMGKRFVAEEALAGGIVHKICPLGELLVTAVEMGKTALGHGEFNRRIFTEFRSDLYSDLVAAFRRQRAEFEKDCLTVPHFLRRASKL, via the exons ATGGCACCCAACTCTATCGAAGTTAGCTATCAGGAAAATTATGCAATATTGTACATGAAAAGTGGGGAGAACAGGTTAAACTTAAATTTTCTGAAAGAATTGAATGCAACTCTAGACGACATTGAAAG AAACAAAGATGTTGCATTTATGATCACCACTGGGGAAGGAAAATTCTATTCCAATGGTCTTGATCTAGACTTACTGCGAAATGCCCCGATTGACGAAGTGAAGACAACTTTGAAAGGATTCTCAGAATTGCTGTTAAGATTATTAACATTGCCATTTCCAACCATTGCTGCACTAAATG GCCATGCATTTGCTGGTGGAGCCTTGATAGCCCTTGCACATGACTATCGGGTAATGAGGACAAAACAAGGCTGGTTTTCTATAAATGAGATTCATCTTGGTTTGAACCTTGGAAAAGCACAGGTTTCTTTGATAAG GGAAAAAGTTAAGGATTCCAAGGCACTTGCTGATGTTGTGCTCATGGGAAAGCGTTTTGTCGCCGAAGAGGCTCTTGCCGGAGGTATCGTGCATAAGATCTGTCCCCTTGGGGAACTTCTTGTTACAGCAGTGGAAATGGGAAAGACAGCCTTGGGGCATGGCGAATTTAATCGACGCATCTTCACAGAATTTAGATCAGACTTATACAGTGACCTTGTTGCAGCCTTCAGGAGACAAAGAGCGGAATTTGAAAAGGATTGTCTAACAGTTCCGCATTTTTTACGAAGGGCCTCTAAACTCTAA
- the LOC141876566 gene encoding uncharacterized protein LOC141876566, with protein sequence MQGLCHVSGLRNLTEKFSMADEKLESAEFENPTSELSSKEPHKPLWKRARTALFKNFLPICLVFFMVFGIVLPEPGVFFSELPTQYVCVVGLFLHSGLKLKTGEVKDALKSFKALLWGIISILLITPLIGGHLTGLLPFKSSEDEGNGVHVNSSLNTTPVVAHDYSSSSALGPLLFRIGIQIYFIVPCTISAGVILTGQAGGAVALSVMLTVICNLSAVFTVPPLVAWIIEFENVKLDPVQLLIKLVLTVLLPLLVGKGIRYVPRVKPYILKSSDTLKVISIILLTVIPWLKVSQASAQKAFRGISIASIFAVLGWGLAMHVLYIIVIFPPCLLLKLTKPALKSVVIMASQKSLAVAVTISGFLPFTQAEQGLISLPLIVIHLGILVADSFWASWWFTWDAKKEKKAAKSAQNGEAGILSEESNKEEQMELVQIENDENKLQSSP encoded by the exons ATGCAGGGTTTATGTCACGTGTCAGGGTTGCGTAACCTGACTGAGAAATTTTCGATGGCGGATGAAAAGTTAGAGAGCGCGGAGTTTGAGAATCCCACTTCGGAGTTATCCTCTAAAGAGCCTCATAAACCTTTGTGGAAAAGAGCAAGAACAGCGTTGTTTAAAAACTTTCTTCCGATATGTTTGGTATTCTTCATGGTTTTTGGAATTGTCCTGCCAGAGCCTGGTGTTTTCTTCAGCGAACTCCCCACGCAGTATGTTTGCGTCGTGGGACTCTTTCTTCACAGCGGACTCAAGCTTAAAACCGGAGAAGTAAAAGACGCTTTGAAGTCATTCAAGGCGCTGCTATGGGGGATAATCAGTATTTTATTGATCACACCTTTAATCGGAGGTCATCTCACGGGCCTTTTGCCTTTCAAGTCGTCGGAAGACGAAGGAAATGGTGTGCACGTGAATAGTTCATTGAACACGACTCCTGTAGTTGCTCATGATTATTCAAGTAGTTCAGCTCTTGGACCGCTATTATTTCGAATTGGAATTCAAATTTACTTCATCGTTCCGTGTACAATTTCGGCAGGAGTTATACTG ACAGGTCAAGCTGGAGGAGCTGTGGCTTTATCTGTGATGCTAACTGTGATTTGCAACTTATCTGCTGTGTTCACTGTCCCTCCTCTTGTTGCCTGGATAATAGAATTTGAGAATGTGAAGCTAGATCCAGTTCAACTGCTGATTAAGCTAGTGTTGACTGTTTTGCTTCCATTATTG GTTGGCAAAGGGATAAGATATGTGCCTAGAGTGAAACCTTACATCCTGAAATCTTCCGACACCCTGAAGGTGATTTCAATCATTCTCCTGACAGTAATTCCATGGTTGAAGGTCAGTCAGGCAAGTGCACAAAAAGCCTTCCGTGGGATTTCAATTGCCAGCATTTTTGCTGTCCTTGGATGGGGTCTGGCCATGCATGTCCTGTATATCATTGTTATATTTCCACCATGTCTTCTCCTCAAACTAACAAAACCAGCGTTGAAGTCAGTGGTCATTATGGCAAGTCAGAAATCCCTTGCAGTTGCTGTTACAATTTCAGGGTTTCTACCATTTACTCAAGCTGAGCAGGGTCTCATTAGTTTGCCTCTTATTGTAATTCACCTCGGTATTTTAGTGGCTGATTCTTTTTGGGCATCATGGTGGTTTACGTGGGATGcaaagaaggagaaaaaagcAGCTAAAAGTGCACAAAATGGAGAGGCAGGCATACTCTCTGAGGAAAGCAATAAAGAGGAACAGATGGAACTTGTGcagattgaaaatgatgaaaacaaactcCAATCTAGTCCTTGA